A genomic window from Streptomyces broussonetiae includes:
- a CDS encoding PucR family transcriptional regulator produces MSWEPPSPRVCELIRQGARRALDPPQDWLRELDEATLSGPQRVHISEDPVLAAATRRANRSNLLFWASANIDRPGARVPPNVGDVPVAVARDLVRRGLNESALDAYRAGQGVAIRRWIGICLSLTADVDELRELLDVSCRSITTFVDDTIAAVTELIARQRDELAQGTHAERRETVGLLLYGAPIPPARAEQRLGYRLTGRHTAAIVWSEEAHADPAALARVTDLVAASAADPQPLTVLAADATRWMWLHGHPDRVSLRDELAAEPSVRVAVGSSGEDLAGFRRSHIDALTAQRMLARLASPQQLATHDEVELVALATSDVEAADGFVRRVLGELAHAEPEIREAARVFIAAQCNASHAADRLYIHRNTLLRRLAQAGRLLPRPLAEDVVGVGTALEILRWRGAG; encoded by the coding sequence GTGTCCTGGGAGCCGCCGTCGCCGCGTGTGTGCGAACTGATCCGGCAGGGAGCGCGCAGAGCGCTCGACCCTCCGCAGGACTGGCTGCGCGAGCTGGACGAGGCGACCCTCTCGGGTCCGCAGCGCGTCCACATCAGCGAAGACCCGGTACTCGCCGCCGCAACCCGCCGCGCCAACCGGTCGAATCTGCTCTTCTGGGCCTCCGCCAACATCGACCGTCCCGGTGCTCGGGTCCCGCCGAACGTCGGCGACGTCCCGGTGGCCGTCGCCCGCGACCTTGTGCGCCGCGGGCTCAACGAGAGCGCCCTGGACGCCTACCGGGCCGGTCAGGGCGTCGCCATCCGACGGTGGATCGGGATCTGTCTCTCCCTCACCGCCGACGTCGACGAACTGCGCGAACTCCTGGACGTCTCCTGTCGTTCGATCACGACCTTCGTCGACGACACCATCGCGGCCGTCACCGAGCTGATCGCCCGGCAACGCGACGAACTCGCCCAGGGCACCCACGCAGAACGGCGGGAAACCGTCGGTCTGCTGCTGTACGGGGCCCCGATCCCGCCGGCCCGGGCGGAGCAGCGCCTCGGCTACCGGCTGACGGGCCGTCATACCGCGGCCATCGTCTGGAGCGAGGAGGCGCACGCCGATCCCGCCGCTCTCGCCCGGGTCACCGATCTGGTCGCGGCCAGTGCCGCAGATCCCCAGCCGCTCACCGTGCTCGCCGCAGACGCGACCCGCTGGATGTGGCTGCACGGCCACCCCGACCGGGTCTCACTGCGCGACGAACTCGCCGCCGAGCCGAGCGTGCGGGTCGCGGTCGGCTCGAGCGGCGAGGACCTGGCGGGTTTCCGGCGCAGCCACATCGACGCCCTCACCGCCCAGCGGATGCTCGCCCGCCTCGCCTCACCCCAGCAACTGGCCACTCACGACGAGGTGGAACTGGTCGCCCTGGCCACCTCCGACGTGGAGGCCGCCGACGGCTTCGTCCGGCGTGTCCTCGGTGAACTCGCCCACGCCGAACCGGAGATCCGCGAGGCGGCCCGGGTCTTCATCGCCGCCCAGTGCAACGCCTCGCACGCGGCCGACCGTCTCTACATCCACCGCAACACTCTGCTACGACGCCTCGCCCAAGCCGGCCGGTTGCTGCCCCGCCCACTCG
- a CDS encoding flavin-containing monooxygenase yields the protein MSSNASVAPTALDVLIVGAGISGIGAAHYLQRDHPGRSYAILESRGTLGGTWDLFRYPGIRSDSDLHTFGYAFKPWRDEDAIADGGKILAYLRETATEYGIDRHIRFHTRVLSADWSSEQARWTVVVERSDTGERSTLTCSWLFCAAGYYRYDEGFAPHFAGRERFRGRIVHPQHWPEDLDHSGKRVVVIGSGATAVTLVPALAETAGHVVMLQRTPSYILPVPAGDRIADGLKAVFGEERGHALARHKNILRQAAVWGLCRRFPKTARRIIRRVNIKALPAGYPVDEHFNPPYDPWDQRLCAAPDGDFFRAIRRGAASMVTDSIETFTETGLRLASGRELAADIVVTATGLNVQAMGGITLNVDGRPVELGDTVAYKGMMLSGVPNFAYTIGYTNASWTLKVGLLCEHFCRLLTRMDEGGFDIACPVVAEADMPLRPFLDFQAGYIRRAMDRLPRQGNRAPWLTSLQYTGDVKLLRKLPVDDPELRLTPSPAARSAHSTTTAPTAV from the coding sequence ATGTCTTCGAACGCCTCCGTCGCCCCCACCGCGCTCGACGTGCTGATCGTGGGCGCCGGGATCTCCGGGATCGGTGCCGCCCACTACCTCCAGCGCGACCATCCGGGACGCAGCTACGCGATCCTCGAGTCACGCGGGACCCTGGGCGGCACCTGGGACCTGTTCCGTTACCCCGGCATCCGCTCCGACTCCGACCTGCACACCTTCGGCTATGCCTTCAAGCCCTGGCGCGACGAGGACGCGATCGCCGACGGCGGCAAGATCCTGGCGTACCTCCGCGAGACCGCGACGGAGTACGGCATCGACCGGCACATCCGGTTCCACACCAGGGTGCTCAGCGCCGACTGGTCCTCGGAGCAGGCCCGGTGGACCGTCGTGGTCGAACGGTCCGACACCGGGGAGCGGTCCACCCTCACCTGCTCCTGGCTGTTCTGCGCCGCCGGCTACTACCGCTACGACGAGGGCTTCGCTCCGCACTTCGCCGGGCGCGAGCGGTTCCGCGGTCGGATCGTCCACCCACAGCACTGGCCGGAGGACCTCGACCACTCGGGCAAGCGCGTCGTCGTCATCGGCAGCGGCGCCACCGCGGTCACCCTCGTACCGGCGCTCGCCGAGACCGCCGGGCACGTCGTCATGCTCCAGCGCACACCGAGCTACATCCTGCCGGTGCCCGCCGGGGACAGGATCGCCGACGGTCTCAAGGCGGTCTTCGGCGAGGAACGCGGCCACGCACTGGCCCGGCACAAGAACATCCTGCGGCAGGCCGCTGTCTGGGGCCTGTGCCGGCGGTTCCCCAAGACGGCACGGCGGATCATCCGGCGTGTCAACATCAAGGCGCTGCCCGCGGGATATCCCGTCGACGAACACTTCAACCCGCCCTACGACCCGTGGGACCAGCGGCTGTGCGCCGCGCCCGACGGCGACTTCTTCCGTGCGATCCGGCGCGGCGCCGCCTCGATGGTGACCGACAGCATCGAGACTTTCACCGAGACCGGCCTGCGTCTGGCCTCGGGCCGCGAGCTGGCCGCGGACATCGTGGTCACCGCCACCGGCCTCAACGTCCAGGCCATGGGTGGGATCACGCTGAACGTCGACGGCCGGCCCGTGGAACTCGGCGACACGGTCGCCTACAAGGGGATGATGCTCTCCGGGGTGCCGAACTTCGCCTACACGATCGGCTACACCAACGCCTCCTGGACACTGAAGGTCGGCCTGCTGTGCGAGCACTTCTGCCGCTTGCTGACACGTATGGACGAGGGCGGGTTCGACATCGCCTGCCCGGTGGTCGCCGAAGCGGACATGCCGCTGCGCCCGTTCCTCGACTTCCAGGCCGGGTACATCCGCCGCGCCATGGACCGGCTGCCCCGGCAGGGCAACCGCGCACCGTGGCTGACCTCCTTGCAGTACACCGGGGACGTCAAGCTGCTGCGCAAGCTTCCGGTGGACGATCCGGAGCTGCGACTGACCCCCAGCCCCGCGGCCCGGTCCGCGCACTCCACCACCACGGCACCGACCGCGGTGTGA
- a CDS encoding alpha/beta hydrolase: MPALDWKPDLLEGYRRHTFELGTDPDGEGAAAAVLVRRDPDGEGSEDGGPVPVRGAVLYVHGFSDYFFQTDLADFFAARGLAFYALDLRKCGRARRPGQTAHYVSDLALYDRELDLALEAVVQEHPGLPVLLVAHSTGGLILPLWLDRRRAAGRTEPVAGLVLNSPWFDLQGSRTRRGLLTQVLRVAAKAAPMRPLAVPTGVYGDTLHQSRGGEWEFDLDLKPLAGFPVTVGWLNAVRRAHAALHQGLDIGVPSLILRSDRSHFSSRYSELSDRADLILDVTHIARWAGCLGDETTVVPIPGARHDIFLSRPTVRAHAYRVVGTWLDHHPRVTGTQSR, from the coding sequence ATGCCCGCACTGGACTGGAAGCCCGACCTGCTGGAGGGCTACCGCCGGCACACCTTCGAACTCGGCACGGATCCCGACGGCGAGGGCGCCGCCGCCGCGGTACTGGTCCGCCGGGATCCGGACGGTGAGGGCAGCGAGGACGGCGGCCCGGTCCCCGTGCGGGGAGCCGTCCTGTATGTCCACGGTTTCTCCGACTACTTCTTCCAGACCGATCTGGCCGACTTCTTCGCCGCGCGCGGGCTCGCCTTCTACGCCCTCGACCTGCGCAAGTGCGGCCGCGCCCGCCGCCCCGGACAGACCGCGCACTACGTCAGCGACCTCGCCCTGTACGACCGGGAACTCGACCTCGCGCTGGAAGCGGTCGTACAGGAGCACCCTGGCCTGCCCGTTCTCCTGGTCGCCCACTCCACCGGCGGCCTGATCCTGCCGCTGTGGCTCGACCGGCGCCGCGCGGCCGGCCGGACCGAGCCGGTTGCCGGTCTGGTGCTCAACAGCCCCTGGTTCGATCTTCAGGGCAGCAGGACGCGACGGGGCCTGCTCACCCAGGTGCTGCGTGTGGCCGCCAAGGCGGCCCCGATGCGCCCGCTCGCCGTCCCCACCGGCGTCTACGGCGACACGCTGCACCAGAGCCGTGGCGGCGAGTGGGAGTTCGACCTCGACCTCAAGCCGCTCGCGGGCTTCCCGGTCACCGTCGGCTGGCTCAACGCCGTCCGTCGCGCCCATGCCGCCCTGCACCAGGGGCTGGACATCGGCGTGCCCTCGCTGATCCTGCGTTCCGACCGGAGCCATTTCTCCAGCCGATACTCGGAGTTGAGCGACCGCGCCGACCTGATCCTCGACGTCACGCACATCGCCCGCTGGGCCGGCTGCCTGGGCGACGAGACCACGGTCGTCCCGATACCCGGCGCCCGCCATGACATCTTCCTCTCCCGGCCCACAGTCCGAGCGCACGCGTACCGCGTGGTCGGCACCTGGCTGGACCACCATCCGCGTGTGACAGGAACTCAGAGTCGGTGA
- a CDS encoding alpha/beta hydrolase: MRTDRRWPRRTLKTLLVLATVLVVTLGGYIGYVAVRQGQQVTLPAPTGRYPVGRTTADWTDHARTDPLAPHPGMPRELSAWLWYPAAPAPGTPPAPYAPGAWSGLHMGGLPGLGETSFDDIRVHAVADAPVAAGRFPVVVLEPGLGLAAPQYTALAENLASHGYLVAGITPTYSANLTVLNGRPVSATPAGNPQDSDTAAMRPANDRLVSVWAADDRFAATRAAALDATGRFAGHVDAATTMYLGHSFGGAAALQACHDDPHCAGAADLDGTQFGTVVHSGLGKPMMLLASQSSCITGTCRPSNADEQSERDAARALLAASTGPVWSYRLNGAEHFNFSDYGAYYLAAPIRSVVGLGSIDSDDALTITNAYLAAFVDHVARGLPEPLLAGRSSPYPQVEVQRTAS, from the coding sequence ATGCGCACTGACCGTCGGTGGCCACGCCGAACCCTGAAGACCCTGCTCGTCCTGGCGACCGTGCTGGTGGTGACGCTCGGCGGCTACATCGGCTATGTGGCGGTCCGGCAGGGGCAGCAGGTCACCCTGCCCGCCCCGACCGGCCGATATCCAGTCGGCCGGACCACCGCCGACTGGACCGACCACGCCCGCACCGATCCACTCGCCCCGCACCCGGGCATGCCGCGGGAGCTGTCCGCGTGGCTGTGGTACCCGGCCGCACCCGCCCCCGGCACGCCACCCGCGCCCTACGCCCCGGGCGCCTGGTCGGGACTGCACATGGGCGGCCTGCCCGGGCTGGGCGAGACCAGTTTCGACGACATCCGGGTGCACGCCGTCGCCGACGCCCCCGTCGCCGCCGGCCGGTTCCCCGTGGTGGTGCTCGAACCCGGGTTGGGTCTGGCCGCGCCGCAGTACACCGCGCTCGCGGAGAACCTGGCCAGTCACGGATACCTGGTCGCCGGGATCACCCCCACCTACAGCGCGAACCTGACCGTGCTGAACGGACGGCCGGTAAGCGCGACACCCGCCGGCAACCCGCAGGACTCCGACACGGCCGCCATGCGCCCGGCCAACGACCGGCTGGTCAGCGTATGGGCGGCCGACGACCGCTTCGCCGCAACCCGGGCCGCCGCGCTGGACGCCACCGGCCGGTTCGCCGGGCACGTCGACGCGGCCACCACCATGTACCTTGGCCACTCCTTCGGCGGAGCCGCCGCGCTGCAAGCCTGCCACGACGACCCGCACTGCGCCGGAGCAGCCGACCTGGACGGAACCCAGTTCGGCACGGTCGTCCACTCCGGACTCGGCAAACCGATGATGCTGCTGGCCAGCCAGAGCTCCTGCATCACCGGAACCTGCCGGCCGAGCAATGCCGACGAGCAATCCGAACGCGACGCCGCCCGCGCCTTGCTGGCAGCCAGCACCGGGCCCGTCTGGAGTTACCGGCTCAACGGGGCCGAGCACTTCAACTTCAGCGACTACGGCGCCTACTACCTGGCCGCGCCGATCCGGTCTGTGGTCGGGCTCGGGTCGATCGACAGCGACGACGCGCTGACCATCACCAACGCCTACCTGGCCGCGTTCGTCGACCATGTGGCCCGCGGCCTGCCGGAACCGCTGCTGGCCGGCCGGTCATCGCCGTACCCCCAGGTCGAGGTACAGCGCACCGCGTCGTGA